A stretch of the bacterium SCSIO 12827 genome encodes the following:
- a CDS encoding peroxiredoxin → MTIKTGDRVPSATIFKMGDDGGPEAVSTDDYFKGRKVVVFGLPGAFTRTCSAKHLPGFVTQADAILAKGVDEIACVSVNDAMVMTAWGLSHEAPGKVTMLSDGNCALTEAMGLASDMSAKGYGKRSKRYAMIVEDGTVTHFALETEPGLNVSSAEQILAALG, encoded by the coding sequence ATGACCATCAAGACCGGCGACCGCGTACCCTCTGCCACGATTTTCAAAATGGGCGACGACGGCGGGCCCGAAGCGGTTTCCACCGACGATTATTTCAAGGGCCGCAAGGTCGTGGTGTTCGGCCTGCCGGGGGCCTTCACGCGCACCTGTTCGGCCAAGCATCTGCCGGGCTTCGTCACCCAGGCCGACGCCATCCTGGCCAAGGGCGTCGACGAGATCGCCTGCGTCTCGGTCAACGACGCCATGGTCATGACGGCCTGGGGCCTGTCTCACGAAGCGCCCGGCAAGGTGACCATGCTGTCCGACGGCAATTGCGCCCTGACCGAGGCCATGGGCCTGGCGTCCGACATGTCGGCCAAGGGCTACGGCAAGCGCTCCAAGCGCTATGCCATGATCGTCGAGGACGGCACGGTCACCCATTTCGCGTTGGAGACGGAGCCCGGGCTCAACGTGTCCTCGGCGGAGCAGATTCTCGCGGCCCTCGGCTGA